A genomic region of Nymphaea colorata isolate Beijing-Zhang1983 chromosome 2, ASM883128v2, whole genome shotgun sequence contains the following coding sequences:
- the LOC116247247 gene encoding uncharacterized protein LOC116247247 → MEALATCSSAIKQAQGRKTSLSNAKNDLWTIAREGSLSELDLALAQVKRNGGNVDVRNMFGLTALHIATWRNHVPIVKRLLAAGADPNARDGESGWTSLHRALHFGHLAVAGVLLNSGASLTLEDSKCRTPVDLLCGPVCQVVGAKDGSAITEVFSWGNGANYQLGTGKADIQKLPCKVDALQGTHVKFVAAAKFHSVAVGASGELYTWGFGRGGRLGHPDFDVHSGQAAVITPRQLSSGLGSRRVRAVAAAKHHTVVATEGGEVFTWGSNREGQLGYTSVDSQPTPRRVSSLRNKIIAVAAANKHTAVVSESGEVFTWGCNKEGQLGYGTSNSASNYVPRGVEYLKGKQFVSVSAAKYHTVVLGTDGEVYTWGNRLVTPRRLIISRNTKKKGSAPLKFHRVERLHVVAVAAGMVHSTALTSDGALFFWTSSDPDLKCQQLYSACGKHFVSISAGKYWTAAVSNTGDVYTWDGKKCKDDEPPVACRLQGIKHATSVSVGEAHILIVSSLYQPEYPPKSTEVGQHTDADKPVEELDEDFIFDNSQTNPIPPLEINNLNKSVPSLKLLCQKAACEFLVEPRNAVQLLEIADAVGADELWRHCEDIALHNLNFIFSLLAPSIANTPPEILAKLEKSLDARSSEPWSHRRLPTPTATFPAIVNSEEDSDTGSPRLRGHLASAWKNWKVQRAGVGFLQPKSEVDQAISKQIRAIRKKLQQIEILEAKQENGYALDEQQIAKLQTRQSLENALAELGLPLEAEAEAARSSSCLLAEGKGCKKGGSLKKHRRKSKHKSDIAGTGEDHGFVTVPSSIKGSSCLDNLVSEVKVVMEPKESDGAVKEISYHEVGDNQCMTLMADRQSTVHHLDKQPSASKTTSARKTRKKGGLSMFLSGALDDHPEEVVAPLTPKTEGPAWGGAKFCKGLASLRDIQHEQKTSPSPPGIKVKDVGDGSSAEGGSGLIKLSSFFPGSVSTPIAVASACSPASPECEKSTPPWAAAGSSPVLCRPSLRDIQLQQGKQQMQFTSHSPKTRSQGFSVGSPSEAALCHTPKETTPNRWYKPETDAPSSIRAIQIEEAAIKDLKRYYSCVKLVKKQPE, encoded by the exons ATGGAGGCCTTGGCAACTTGTTCAAGTGCTATAAAACAAGCACAGGGCAGGAAAACTTCTCTAAGTAATGCCAAGAATGATTTATGGACTATTGCTCGTGAAGGATCTTTATCAGAACTTGACCTTGCTTTGGCACAAGTGAAAAGGAATGGTGGAAATGTTGATGTGAGGAATATGTTTGGCCTTACTGCTCTTCACATTGCAACCTGGAGAAATCATGTGCCCATTGTGAAAAGGCTGCTGGCTGCTGGTGCGGACCCCAATGCAAGG GATGGAGAATCAGGATGGACTAGCCTACACAGAGCTCTCCACTTTGGCCATCTTGCTGTTGCTGGAGTTCTTCTCAACTCAGGAGCATCTCTCACATTGGAAGATTCCAAATGCCGTACCCCTGTTGATCTTCTCTGTGGGCCAGTATGCCAGGTTGTTGGAGCTAAAGATGGTTCAG CTATTACGGAAGTGTTTAGCTGGGGAAATGGTGCAAACTATCAGCTCGGAACTGGGAAGGCGGATATACAAAAGCTGCCTTGTAAAGTTGATGCACTACAAGGCACTCATGTAAAATTTGTTGCTGCGGCAAAGTTTCACAGTGTAGCTGTTGGTGCTAGTGGAGAATTGTATACTTGGGGATTTGGAAGAGGTGGTCGCCTCGGTCACCCTGACTTTGACGTTCATAG TGGTCAGGCTGCCGTTATCACTCCTCGGCAACTAAGTAGTGGATTAGGTTCTCGACGTGTTAGAGCTGTCGCAGCAGCTAAACACCACACTGTTGTTGCAACAGAAGGAGGGGAAGTGTTTACATGGGGGTCCAACAGAG AAGGACAGCTTGGCTATACTTCAGTGGATTCTCAACCCACACCACGGCGTGTTAGTTCTCTTAGGAACAAAATAATTGCAGTTGCTGCTGCGAACAAGCACACTGCTGTGGTATCTGAGTCTGGTGAAGTATTTACATGGGGGTGCAACAAGGAGGGACAACTTGGGTATGGCACTTCAAATTCAGCTTCAAATTATGTGCCTCGTGGGGTTGAGTACTTGAAAGGCAAACAATTTGTATCAGTTTCTGCAGCAAAGTATCACACAGTTGTTTTAGGCACAGATGGAGAG GTTTATACCTGGGGCAACCGCCTAGTAACTCCAAGAAGGCTGATCATTTCGagaaatacaaagaaaaaaggttcTGCTCCTTTAAAATTCCACAGAGTAGAGCGTCTTCATGTAGTTGCAGTTGCAGCAGGAATGGTTCATAGCACGGCACTCACAAGTGATGGTGCTTTGTTTTTTTGGACATCATCGGATCCAGATCTAAAATGCCAACAG CTTTATTCGGCATGTGGCAAACATTTCGTTAGTATCTCAGCTGGGAAGTACTGGACTGCTGCTGTCTCAAACACTGGGGATGTGTACACATGGGACGGAAAGAAATGCAAGGATGATGAACCTCCTGTTGCTTGTCGTCTGCAGGGAATCAAGCATGCAACATCAGTTTCTGTTGGTGAAGCGCATATACTGATTGTGTCTTCCCTATATCAACCTGAATATCCTCCAAAATCAACTGAAGTTGGTCAACATACAGATGCTGATAAGCCAGTGGAAGAGTTAGATGAAGACTTTATATTTGATAATTCTCAAACAAATCCCATTCCTCCTttagaaataaataatttaaataaatcAGTTCCAAGTTTGAAgctattgtgccaaaaagcagCTTGTGAGTTCCTTGTAGAGCCCAGGAACGCTGTACAGCTACTTGAGATTGCAGATGCTGTAGGAGCTGATGAGCTGTGGAGGCACTGTGAG GATATTGCACTCCACAACCTTAACTTCATATTTTCCCTTTTGGCGCCTTCAATTGCGAATACACCACCTGAAATTTTGGCAAAATTAGAGAAGTCCTTGGATGCAAGGTCCTCTGAGCCTTGGAGCCATCGTCGGCTTCCCACACCAACTGCTACATTTCCAGCTATTGTCAACAGCGAAGAGGACAGTGACACTGGTTCTCCAAGGTTGCGTGGCCACCTGGCTTCAGCATGGAAGAACTGGAAAGTCCAGAGAGCGGGAGTCGGGTTTTTGCAACCAAAAAGTGAAGTTGATCAAGCAATCTCTAAGCAAATTAGAGCCATAAGGAAGAAATTGCAACAGATAGAAATACTTGAGGCTAAGCAGGAAAATGGGTATGCCCTGGATGAACAACAAATAGCAAAACTTCAGACTCGTCAGTCTCTAGAAAATGCTCTTGCTGAGCTGGGTCTGCCTCttgaggcagaggcagaggcagcAAGAAGTTCATCATGTCTTCTTGCAGAAGGTAAAGGGTGCAAGAAAGGGGGGTCACTTAAGAAGCATCGGCGTAAAAGCAAGCATAAGTCTGACATTGCGGGAACTGGTGAGGATCATGGTTTTGTTACTGTACCAAGCTCAATAAAAGGGTCCTCCTGCTTAGACAACCTTGTTTCTGAAGTCAAG GTCGTTATGGAACCGAAGGAAAGTGATGGAGCTGTCAAAGAGATTTCTTATCATGAGGTGGGCGATAATCAATGTATGACACTGATGGCAGACAGGCAATCTACAGTGCATCATCTGGATAAGCAACCTTCTGCTTCTAAGACTACCTCAGCTcggaaaactagaaaaaaaggTGGATTATCCATGTTTCTAAGTGGGGCACTAGATGATCACCCCGAAGAAGTGGTTGCTCCTCTGACACCTAAAACAGAGGGCCCGGCGTGGGGTGGTGCCAAATTCTGCAAAGGGTTAGCCTCTCTCCGTGATATACAACACGAACAGAAAACATCTCCAAGCCCTCCAGGTATCAAGGTTAAGGATGTTGGTGATGGATCTTCTGCAGAAGGAGGCAGTGGGCTGATTAAGTTGAGTTCCTTCTTTCCTGGTTCGGTTTCAACCCCAATAGCTGTGGCATCTGCATGTTCTCCTGCTTCCCCGGAGTGTGAAAAGAGCACTCCACCTTGGGCGGCAGCGGGCAGTTCACCAGTTTTATGTAGGCCTTCTCTCCGGGACATCCAGCTGCAGCAG GGAAAGCAGCAGATGCAGTTTACATCTCACAGCCCAAAAACACGGAGCCAAGGATTTTCAGTTGGCTCCCCTTCAGAGGCTGCACTGTGTCATACACCAAAGGAAACTACCCCTAACCGCTGGTATAAACCAGAGACTGATGCTCCTTCCTCCATCCGTGCAATTCAGATTGAGGAGGCTGCCATTAAAGATCTCAAACGATACTACAGTTGTGTCAAGCTTGTAAAAAAGCAGCCTGAGTAG
- the LOC116247248 gene encoding binding partner of ACD11 1: METRTVRVSNLSALAEEREIHEFFSFSGEIEHLELLRDVGETKVAFVTFKEPRALEIALELSGATIIDQIVRITPVENYLPHAEDRSPALAPAPAAPTSPSNNARIYVSKAQDVVTTVLAKGSAIRQDAVNKAKAFDEKHRLTANASAKVIAFDRRVGLTEKLNVGISVVNEKVKSVDQRLHVSDKTMAALLVAERKLNDTGTAVKSSRYVTVGASWLNGAFSKVAKAGQVASMKTREKFQLAVTNLTAKESVISA, translated from the exons ATggag ACGAGAACGGTTCGTGTATCAAACCTTTCTGCGTTAGCAGAAGAACGGGAGATTCACGAGTTCTTCTCATTTTCGGGCGAGATAGAACACCTTGAGCTTCTTAG AGATGTAGGAGAAACCAAagttgcatttgttacatttaaGGAGCCCAGAGCCCTTGAGATCGCATTGGAGTTGTCT GGCGCAACAATAATAGACCAGATTGTGAGAATAACGCCAGTGGAGAATTATTTACCTCATGCGGAG GATAGAAGTCCTGCCCTTGCACCTGCTCCAGCAGCCCCAACATCTCCTTCCAACAATGCTCGTATATATGTGAGTAAAGCACAAGATGTTGTTACAACCGTGCTGGCTAAAGGTTCTGCTATACGGCAGGATGCTGTCAATAAAGCCAAGGCCTTTGATGAGAAACATCGTTTAACCGCCAATGCATCCGCAAAAGTCATTGCTTTTGATCGGCGTGTTGGTTTGACCGAGAAGCTAAATGTTGGCATCTCAGTTGTTAATGAAAAGGTGAAGTCAGTGGATCAAAGATTGCATGTATCAGACAAGACAATGGCAGCTTTGCTGGTAGCAGAAAGGAAGTTGAACGACACAGGCACTGCTGTTAAAAGTAGCAg GTATGTGACTGTAGGAGCTTCCTGGCTAAACGGTGCTTTCAGCAAGGTTGCAAAGGCTGGGCAAGTTGCAAGCATGAAAACGAGAGAGAAGTTTCAGCTAGCGGTTACCAATTTAACTGCGAAG GAGTCGGTGATAAGTGCGTGA